A single genomic interval of Rosistilla ulvae harbors:
- a CDS encoding PVC-type heme-binding CxxCH protein — MFDRRCLLALGVVLFSIGSLAAAPSRPNVVFILTDNHGAWTLGCYGNQEIKTPHLDKLAAEGVRFDNAFAVNPVCSPNRATLLTGLIPSQHGVHSYLHGGRWQSGPDARNTIAPFMSVPAVLKESGYACGLVGKWHLGGNMSPQSGLDDYWITKPVGGSGTFYGDQVIENGKQRSEPQYTTDLWTDHAVKFIRQQAAVEKPFFLYLAYNGPYALSNLLLREGKNRHAEAYRGKSLDSFPDGKPHPWQYNNKDFQNNPVSIARVATEVSGVDDGVGEIMQTLAELGIDENTIVIFTGDQGWAGGHGGLFGMGDHTRPTMVTDPMMQVPLIWRHPGAIDAGKTSDLLTCNYDFAPTLLNYLGLGDSIPESANLPGRDTSGELRGQPLQRSVDDAVFFEFETLRSIRTNDWKLIRRFPNGPDELFDLKADPEEQYNRIAEQPQVAGDLSARLERFFNEHADPKYDLWNGGDAQTVLFEPVPEKKQPLPAVEPPALSEGYAPAELTVPEGYSVELVAGPPMIQHPMMASFDDRGRLFVAESAGLNLRSDDLEEQLPNSIVMLEDTDRDGRFDRRSLFADKMTLPMGAAWHAGSLYVAAPPNIWRLQDTDDDGVADVREKLVSGFGYNGNAASIHGCFVSPDGRIYWCDGRHGHEFKDDAGNVTSKGSGSYIFSCRPDGSDVRAHCGGGMDNPVEVDFTETGDVFGTVNILKTSPREDCLVHWLHGGTYPHSQRVLSEFKRTGDLLEPVFSFGHVAVSGMARYRSGVIDRSFRDDIFVTIFNTGEVVRCTWNEEGSSFRSEMSPFLKSSSPDFHPTDILEDADGSLLVVDTGGWFRIGCPTSQIAKPEQFGGIYRITRDGVTNLPDPWGHALDWQDPPISDLVRRLRDTRFKVRERAIAECAARGDQAVASLKSTIDRQPYPDGRLGALWALARIGTPAAQAVVRQALTNRFAPMRKAACQILASNPDPEATAGLIELLQDDSPQIRRVAAKALGRTADPAAVGPLLASLSHSVDRSEQHAIIYALIEIDAIDPTRKGVVADSAATRLGALIAIDQLDSGSLTAEEMTRLLDDPDDPVRAAALQIIRQHAEFRDAALATLQQWFGDGRDVTELLAAFLSDPSIAAWAAEQFSSPSLNDSQRRELLTAIARAESPHSASLASVVVKQLADAEDSQRMLVIAAAGKLRSPQIAESLAAIAHDSRTSTSVRLAAVAAAAVTNKSLDAESFELLIETLADEAAGTDASSAVAILSRAYLTSPQLIQLSRHLRGLSPTSLADLLVAYSRDRNPEVALALIEALQSSTHGGLLSEAQVTVAIGGHAPEVRAAADPLLERIRQHAQTTSEKLARWKSKLSSGDPVRGREVFFGKKAQCASCHRVGDASLAGGAVEGNPIGPDLSRIGRIRGSHDLLEAILFPSASFAREFEPYSVLTSSGQLLNGLLKQTGSIDTVTLQGATGDPIEIDRDEIEQMKPGSVSIMPQGLHESLTDQEMADLIGYLQSLR; from the coding sequence ATGTTCGATCGACGCTGCCTACTTGCGCTGGGGGTTGTACTTTTTTCTATCGGTTCGCTTGCCGCTGCCCCGTCGCGTCCCAATGTCGTCTTCATCCTGACCGATAACCACGGCGCATGGACTCTCGGTTGTTATGGTAACCAAGAGATCAAGACGCCGCATCTGGACAAACTGGCTGCCGAAGGCGTTCGCTTCGACAACGCCTTTGCCGTCAATCCGGTCTGTTCGCCCAACCGGGCAACGCTGCTGACCGGCTTGATTCCCAGCCAACATGGCGTGCACAGCTACCTGCACGGCGGACGCTGGCAGTCCGGACCTGACGCTCGCAACACGATCGCCCCGTTCATGTCGGTCCCTGCGGTCTTGAAGGAATCCGGTTACGCGTGCGGTTTGGTCGGCAAGTGGCATCTGGGCGGCAACATGAGTCCGCAGAGTGGGCTGGACGATTATTGGATCACCAAGCCTGTTGGCGGCAGCGGCACGTTTTATGGCGACCAGGTGATCGAAAACGGCAAACAACGCAGCGAACCGCAATACACCACCGATCTCTGGACCGATCACGCGGTGAAGTTCATTCGCCAACAGGCGGCGGTCGAGAAGCCGTTTTTCTTGTACCTCGCCTACAACGGTCCCTACGCTTTGAGCAATCTGTTGTTGCGCGAAGGAAAGAACCGACATGCCGAAGCGTATCGCGGGAAGAGCTTGGATTCGTTCCCCGATGGCAAGCCGCATCCATGGCAATACAACAACAAAGACTTCCAAAACAATCCGGTCTCGATCGCCCGCGTGGCGACCGAAGTCAGTGGCGTCGACGATGGCGTTGGCGAGATCATGCAGACGCTTGCCGAACTGGGAATCGATGAAAACACCATCGTCATCTTTACCGGAGACCAAGGCTGGGCCGGTGGCCACGGTGGGCTGTTTGGCATGGGCGATCACACGCGTCCCACTATGGTGACCGATCCGATGATGCAGGTGCCGTTGATCTGGCGTCACCCCGGTGCGATCGATGCGGGGAAGACCAGCGATCTGCTGACCTGCAACTACGACTTTGCCCCCACGCTGCTGAACTATCTGGGACTCGGCGATTCGATTCCGGAATCGGCCAATCTGCCCGGCCGCGATACCAGCGGCGAACTGCGCGGCCAGCCGTTGCAGCGTTCGGTCGACGATGCGGTCTTCTTCGAATTCGAGACGCTCCGTTCGATCCGCACCAACGACTGGAAATTGATCCGACGCTTTCCCAACGGCCCCGATGAACTGTTCGATCTGAAAGCGGATCCCGAAGAGCAATACAACCGGATCGCAGAACAACCGCAAGTCGCGGGCGATCTGTCGGCGCGGCTGGAGCGATTCTTCAACGAGCACGCCGATCCGAAGTACGACCTCTGGAATGGAGGGGATGCGCAGACGGTGCTGTTCGAGCCGGTACCGGAAAAGAAGCAGCCGTTGCCCGCCGTCGAACCGCCAGCCCTGTCCGAGGGCTACGCTCCGGCAGAGCTCACGGTTCCCGAAGGTTACAGCGTCGAACTGGTCGCCGGTCCGCCGATGATCCAGCATCCGATGATGGCTTCGTTCGATGATCGCGGGCGATTGTTCGTCGCCGAAAGCGCGGGGCTGAACCTGCGCAGCGACGACTTGGAAGAACAGCTGCCCAATTCGATCGTGATGTTGGAGGATACCGATCGCGACGGCCGGTTCGATCGACGCAGTCTGTTTGCCGACAAGATGACGCTGCCGATGGGAGCCGCTTGGCACGCCGGGTCGCTGTACGTCGCCGCTCCGCCAAATATCTGGCGGCTGCAGGATACCGACGACGATGGCGTCGCCGACGTCCGCGAGAAATTGGTCAGCGGGTTTGGGTACAACGGAAACGCGGCGAGCATTCACGGTTGCTTTGTCTCGCCCGACGGCCGGATCTATTGGTGCGATGGCCGGCACGGACACGAATTCAAAGACGACGCCGGGAACGTGACCAGCAAGGGGTCGGGATCTTATATCTTCTCCTGCCGTCCCGACGGTTCGGATGTTCGAGCCCACTGTGGCGGCGGGATGGACAATCCTGTCGAAGTCGACTTCACCGAAACGGGCGACGTTTTTGGTACCGTCAATATTCTCAAGACCTCGCCTCGCGAAGACTGCTTGGTCCACTGGCTGCACGGCGGCACCTATCCTCACTCGCAGCGGGTGTTAAGTGAATTCAAGCGGACCGGCGATCTGTTGGAACCGGTTTTCAGTTTTGGTCACGTCGCCGTCTCGGGAATGGCTCGGTATCGCAGTGGCGTGATCGACCGATCGTTCCGCGACGACATCTTTGTGACGATCTTCAACACCGGCGAGGTTGTCCGCTGCACTTGGAACGAAGAGGGATCGAGCTTCCGTTCGGAGATGTCTCCGTTCCTGAAGTCCTCGTCCCCCGATTTCCATCCGACCGACATCTTGGAGGATGCCGATGGCAGCTTGTTGGTCGTCGACACCGGCGGCTGGTTTCGCATCGGTTGCCCGACATCACAAATCGCGAAACCGGAGCAGTTTGGCGGCATCTATCGGATCACTCGCGATGGCGTTACAAACCTTCCCGATCCGTGGGGGCATGCACTCGATTGGCAGGATCCGCCGATCTCCGACTTGGTGCGACGATTGCGAGACACGCGGTTTAAGGTTCGTGAGCGAGCGATCGCCGAATGTGCGGCTCGCGGCGACCAAGCCGTTGCGTCGCTGAAGTCGACGATCGATCGGCAGCCTTATCCCGACGGACGCCTTGGTGCGTTGTGGGCGCTAGCGCGGATCGGCACTCCCGCCGCTCAAGCGGTTGTTCGCCAGGCGTTGACCAATCGGTTTGCACCGATGCGAAAAGCGGCTTGCCAGATCTTGGCGAGTAACCCCGATCCCGAGGCAACGGCCGGCCTGATCGAATTGTTGCAAGACGATTCGCCGCAGATCCGCCGCGTGGCGGCGAAGGCGTTGGGGCGAACCGCCGATCCGGCCGCTGTCGGTCCGCTGTTGGCATCGCTATCGCACAGCGTCGATCGTTCCGAGCAGCACGCGATCATCTACGCATTGATCGAGATCGATGCGATCGATCCGACGCGCAAGGGGGTGGTTGCCGATTCGGCTGCGACGCGATTGGGAGCACTGATCGCGATCGACCAGCTCGACTCCGGTTCCCTGACTGCCGAAGAGATGACGCGTCTGTTGGATGATCCCGACGATCCCGTTCGCGCCGCGGCGCTGCAGATTATTCGCCAGCATGCAGAGTTCCGCGACGCGGCGCTGGCGACGTTGCAGCAGTGGTTCGGCGACGGTCGCGATGTCACCGAACTGCTAGCCGCCTTCCTCTCGGATCCCTCGATCGCCGCCTGGGCTGCGGAGCAATTCAGCTCGCCGTCGTTAAACGACTCGCAGCGCCGCGAATTGCTCACCGCGATCGCCCGCGCCGAATCGCCTCATTCCGCATCGTTGGCATCGGTGGTCGTCAAACAGTTGGCCGACGCGGAGGATTCGCAGCGGATGCTGGTGATCGCCGCAGCCGGTAAATTACGCAGCCCGCAGATCGCGGAATCACTAGCTGCGATCGCTCACGATTCCAGAACTTCGACCTCGGTTCGGTTGGCCGCTGTCGCCGCCGCTGCGGTGACGAACAAGTCGTTGGACGCCGAATCGTTTGAGTTGTTGATCGAGACGCTGGCTGATGAAGCTGCCGGCACTGACGCCAGTAGTGCGGTTGCGATCCTCAGCCGCGCCTATCTGACCTCGCCGCAACTGATCCAGCTCAGTCGCCATCTGCGTGGACTCAGTCCCACATCGTTGGCCGATCTGTTGGTCGCCTACAGCCGCGACCGGAATCCCGAGGTGGCGTTGGCGCTGATCGAAGCGTTGCAATCGTCGACTCACGGCGGGCTGTTGTCCGAAGCACAAGTCACCGTGGCGATCGGAGGGCATGCTCCCGAGGTGCGAGCTGCTGCCGATCCGTTGTTGGAACGCATCCGCCAGCACGCCCAGACGACTTCGGAAAAACTGGCTCGCTGGAAATCAAAGCTCTCCAGCGGCGATCCGGTTCGCGGACGCGAGGTCTTCTTTGGCAAGAAGGCTCAGTGCGCCAGCTGTCACCGCGTTGGCGATGCTTCGCTTGCCGGCGGTGCTGTCGAGGGCAATCCGATCGGCCCCGATCTGTCGCGGATCGGCCGGATTCGCGGTTCTCACGATCTCTTGGAAGCGATCCTGTTTCCGTCGGCCAGTTTTGCTCGCGAGTTTGAACCGTACAGCGTGCTGACCAGTTCGGGCCAGCTGCTCAACGGACTGCTGAAGCAAACCGGATCGATCGACACGGTGACGCTTCAAGGAGCGACGGGCGATCCGATTGAGATCGATCGCGACGAGATCGAACAGATGAAACCGGGCAGCGTTTCGATCATGCCGCAAGGCCTGCACGAATCGTTGACCGACCAAGAGATGGCCGATCTGATCGGGTATCTGCAGTCGCTGCGTTAG
- a CDS encoding serine/threonine-protein kinase, with protein sequence MADERNFGVDASKAAAARDHHTTEHGYVTAHDPSVDRTLLLPGMQVDRFVIQQEVGRGGFGIVYKALDPNLGRHVAIKVPRADFLTAPTDRLYREAKIVATLDHAGIVRVYEAGNDSETSFIVSQLCEGPDLHTWMLDPANRLSFVQAAELIGQLADALSYAHAHGVLHRDVKPGNVLLFPLATPTSTDEPLPGHVLPFQPRLTDFGLASMQSSDWAITRNSVAIGTPLYMAPECFARGDQTPGEPADIYGLGAVLFELLIGKPPVRGEHFGQLLHSITNEVREYPHQLDARVPIDLSIICNKCLRKDAEDRYASAGDLRDDLRRFLQGQPIDARVPTWRDRFAKWCQQPQRIRLAGASSFWFHLMLVPWLVGQLLLLGSMGAIPRDILVRSLIDAFWVSVVLHLPQVWLGYRLAKGSRWPFWPSAITSVLSLCVFAASAFSQQALFDYMYPSSVSKVATFSLLISAGSIVLGCYVLAIPAYLRSRRHAA encoded by the coding sequence TTGGCTGACGAACGAAATTTTGGTGTCGATGCATCCAAAGCGGCTGCGGCTCGCGATCATCATACGACCGAACACGGGTACGTCACCGCTCACGATCCGTCCGTCGACCGCACTTTGTTGTTGCCCGGCATGCAGGTCGATCGTTTTGTGATCCAGCAGGAGGTCGGCCGCGGCGGATTTGGGATCGTCTACAAGGCATTGGATCCCAACCTGGGAAGGCACGTCGCCATCAAGGTCCCAAGAGCCGACTTTTTGACGGCCCCCACCGATCGACTGTATCGGGAAGCGAAGATTGTCGCGACGTTGGATCACGCGGGGATCGTGAGAGTCTACGAAGCGGGGAACGACAGCGAGACCTCGTTCATTGTTTCGCAGCTTTGCGAAGGGCCTGATCTGCACACCTGGATGCTCGATCCAGCGAACCGATTGTCGTTTGTGCAGGCTGCCGAATTGATCGGCCAGTTGGCCGATGCGTTGAGCTATGCACATGCTCATGGCGTCTTGCATCGCGATGTCAAACCGGGCAACGTGTTGCTGTTTCCGCTGGCAACGCCGACGTCGACCGATGAACCACTGCCGGGCCACGTATTGCCGTTCCAGCCACGGTTGACCGATTTTGGGCTGGCGTCGATGCAATCGAGCGATTGGGCGATCACTCGCAACAGCGTTGCGATCGGCACCCCGCTCTATATGGCTCCGGAGTGTTTCGCTCGCGGTGACCAGACGCCTGGTGAGCCCGCCGACATCTATGGTCTAGGAGCTGTGCTGTTTGAACTGTTGATTGGCAAGCCGCCTGTCAGAGGTGAGCATTTTGGGCAACTGTTGCACAGCATCACCAACGAGGTTCGCGAGTATCCGCATCAACTGGATGCTCGGGTTCCGATCGATCTTTCGATCATCTGCAACAAATGCCTTCGCAAAGATGCCGAGGATCGGTACGCGTCGGCCGGCGATTTACGCGACGATTTGAGACGCTTTCTGCAGGGGCAACCGATCGACGCCCGCGTGCCCACGTGGCGCGATCGGTTTGCCAAATGGTGCCAACAGCCGCAGCGAATTCGGCTCGCCGGTGCGAGCTCGTTTTGGTTCCACTTGATGCTTGTCCCTTGGTTGGTAGGCCAGTTGTTGCTGCTGGGGAGCATGGGAGCGATCCCGCGGGATATTTTAGTTCGCAGTCTGATCGATGCCTTTTGGGTTTCCGTCGTCCTGCACCTTCCCCAGGTCTGGCTCGGCTATCGACTTGCCAAAGGAAGCCGCTGGCCCTTTTGGCCCTCTGCGATCACCAGCGTTTTGAGCCTCTGCGTGTTTGCAGCTTCCGCATTTTCGCAGCAAGCATTGTTCGACTATATGTACCCCTCATCGGTATCGAAAGTGGCAACCTTTTCTCTGCTGATCTCCGCTGGCAGCATCGTCCTGGGGTGCTACGTGCTCGCCATCCCGGCCTATTTGCGATCTCGCCGCCACGCAGCTTGA
- a CDS encoding M48 family metallopeptidase, with translation MKEINRRQCLGGLLVTGAAAGVASCGCRSAPYTGRKQLLIYPEGKEMTLGSEAYGEVTKETPLSENPQYTAMVQRVGERIAAVAGRSDFQWEFKTLQSEEQNAFCLPGGKVAIYEGILPVCQNEAGLAVVMGHEIAHALARHGGERMSQNAAVQGVQTAASYILQNQEETKKEMIFKAYGMATEYGVLLPFSRKHESEADEIGITLMANAGYDPAEAPRFWTRFGAAGTGEKQPEFLSTHPSDERRSQDLEALLPGARTLYEQAADQVGLGEAIS, from the coding sequence ATGAAAGAAATCAATCGCCGTCAGTGCCTCGGCGGTCTGCTGGTCACAGGAGCCGCAGCAGGAGTTGCCTCATGTGGATGCCGCAGCGCCCCATACACTGGCCGCAAGCAGTTGTTGATCTATCCCGAAGGGAAGGAGATGACGCTGGGATCGGAAGCTTACGGGGAGGTGACGAAAGAGACTCCGTTGAGCGAAAACCCGCAATACACCGCGATGGTCCAACGCGTTGGAGAGCGGATCGCGGCGGTCGCCGGCCGCAGCGATTTCCAGTGGGAATTCAAGACGCTGCAGAGCGAAGAGCAGAACGCCTTCTGCCTGCCCGGCGGCAAAGTCGCCATTTACGAGGGGATTCTGCCGGTCTGCCAGAACGAAGCGGGGTTGGCTGTCGTGATGGGGCACGAGATCGCCCACGCGTTGGCTCGGCACGGCGGGGAACGGATGAGCCAAAACGCGGCGGTGCAAGGTGTCCAGACTGCGGCCAGCTACATCCTGCAGAATCAGGAAGAGACGAAGAAGGAGATGATCTTCAAAGCCTACGGGATGGCGACCGAATATGGCGTGCTGCTTCCTTTCAGCCGCAAGCATGAATCGGAAGCCGATGAGATCGGGATCACGCTGATGGCCAATGCCGGATACGATCCTGCGGAAGCTCCCAGATTCTGGACTCGCTTTGGCGCCGCCGGTACGGGGGAGAAGCAGCCAGAGTTCCTGTCGACCCACCCGTCGGATGAACGCCGGTCCCAAGATCTCGAAGCATTGTTGCCCGGTGCGCGAACCTTATATGAACAGGCTGCCGACCAGGTTGGGTTGGGCGAAGCGATCTCCTGA
- a CDS encoding J domain-containing protein, giving the protein MSEMHQLLGLDPRIERPNAYQIFGLEVLESDDATIRAAIRTRIASLKAAKESADPTAWAQAAKSVNKAQQILGDPQQKGKYDSRLQSTFDSVAVGESRPVMAAAGAATTAPTDPLAGWLPESDPFSIFDMAAALEQLSSEPERLDQEIEESLAAADDDLATAATAAATGNPFGQTAPNPMGDPGSMGTAVVSDAIVNTPKTRVRRKRGFPVAGVLMTLFVLSLFGAMGYCVKLLMDREKNHAAQIAQTRPAAPAAAPAAAPQRPRDNVMGDLLPEGSPTQSTEEDSGIRMGVLLTDDGAADNGEGLGGRSFNQNDMSPSMGMNQPMGMSPSMEMTTVDEIPMAEDPKPTKPPEPEAPSPAMIQAATAAAKQARDAIAAGDWDQMMPLAEKANDLAQTPEQQQSASARRRLVHYAGEYQAAIDRSLDQPLDTLEIREGLTVAVVEVTPTELTLRLPGRNKTYPRATLPAVVANALAPLSLPKDDALVTTFRSAWQCLQKEATPADRELAFKDWQRVAGQSADADVSGLEAEVKAIFP; this is encoded by the coding sequence ATGTCCGAAATGCACCAATTGCTGGGGCTGGACCCGCGAATCGAGCGACCCAACGCCTACCAGATCTTCGGGCTCGAGGTGCTGGAGTCGGACGACGCGACGATTCGAGCGGCGATCCGAACGCGGATTGCTAGCTTGAAAGCTGCCAAGGAGAGCGCCGATCCAACCGCATGGGCTCAGGCAGCCAAGAGCGTTAACAAGGCTCAACAGATCCTGGGTGATCCACAGCAAAAGGGCAAATACGACAGCCGATTGCAGAGCACGTTCGATTCGGTTGCTGTCGGGGAATCGCGACCGGTGATGGCCGCGGCTGGCGCGGCGACGACAGCGCCAACCGATCCGTTGGCCGGCTGGCTTCCCGAGTCCGACCCGTTCTCCATTTTTGATATGGCTGCCGCGCTGGAGCAATTGTCGTCCGAACCGGAACGACTCGATCAAGAAATCGAAGAATCGCTGGCCGCCGCCGACGACGATCTCGCGACCGCCGCAACGGCTGCTGCAACGGGCAATCCCTTTGGACAAACCGCACCGAACCCGATGGGCGATCCGGGATCGATGGGAACCGCTGTCGTTAGCGATGCGATCGTCAACACTCCGAAAACGAGAGTGCGTCGCAAGCGTGGGTTCCCTGTTGCAGGCGTCTTGATGACGCTGTTCGTCTTGAGTTTGTTTGGGGCGATGGGATACTGCGTCAAGCTGTTGATGGACCGCGAAAAGAACCATGCAGCTCAAATTGCTCAGACACGTCCCGCCGCACCCGCTGCTGCTCCGGCGGCCGCCCCCCAGCGACCACGCGACAACGTGATGGGCGATTTGTTGCCCGAAGGCTCACCGACGCAGTCGACCGAAGAGGATTCGGGAATCCGAATGGGCGTCCTGCTGACCGACGATGGAGCCGCTGACAATGGTGAAGGATTGGGAGGCCGAAGCTTCAACCAAAACGACATGTCGCCCTCGATGGGGATGAATCAGCCGATGGGGATGTCCCCTTCGATGGAGATGACAACCGTCGACGAGATCCCGATGGCCGAAGATCCCAAGCCAACCAAACCTCCCGAGCCGGAAGCCCCTTCACCGGCGATGATTCAAGCCGCGACGGCGGCAGCGAAGCAGGCCCGCGACGCGATCGCCGCCGGCGACTGGGATCAAATGATGCCGCTGGCTGAAAAAGCAAACGATCTAGCTCAGACACCCGAGCAACAACAATCGGCATCGGCTCGCCGCCGGTTGGTTCACTACGCTGGGGAGTATCAGGCTGCGATCGACCGCAGCTTGGACCAACCGCTCGATACGTTGGAGATCCGCGAAGGTTTGACCGTCGCGGTAGTCGAAGTCACCCCGACCGAACTGACGCTGCGGCTTCCCGGACGCAATAAGACCTACCCGCGAGCGACGCTTCCCGCCGTGGTTGCCAACGCCTTGGCTCCGCTGTCGCTGCCTAAAGACGACGCCTTGGTGACCACGTTTAGATCCGCTTGGCAGTGTCTTCAAAAGGAAGCGACACCCGCCGATCGCGAGCTGGCATTCAAGGATTGGCAACGTGTTGCCGGGCAATCGGCTGACGCGGACGTGTCCGGATTGGAAGCGGAAGTCAAAGCGATCTTTCCTTAA
- a CDS encoding M20 family metallopeptidase — translation MSPVVDLTSDLIRFPSVSHRCNEDVAAFIQQRLDRLDFTTERVSYIDPAGVTKVSLVARRGEGVGGMAYFAHNDVVPVDDWQGPGSNDPFDPIIEGERLYGRGSCDMKGSLAAMLIAAESVTTTQQQAPLWIVVTADEETGFGGARNVVDQSQLYRQMVEQQPVAVIGEPTSLDIVHAHKGIDGFRLTSRGKAGHSSTRDGVNATLPMISMLQLLKSIYEQTQSDPTLQDSRFDPPDLSWNIGITGGGTAINVTPAKCQAWGSLRTMPGIDGSELVAQVQAKAAELGITFQRINGCGPMWIDSDAPFVREMVELTGAEKPKTVCYGTDAGIFSEFEQMVVCGPGDIAQAHTVDEWIDLQQLDRGVEVYQQVIQRWCCEPHPRRA, via the coding sequence ATGTCGCCCGTCGTCGACTTAACGTCCGATCTGATTCGTTTTCCATCGGTCAGCCACCGCTGCAACGAAGATGTCGCTGCGTTTATTCAGCAGCGATTGGATCGGTTGGACTTCACCACCGAACGCGTCTCTTACATCGACCCCGCGGGTGTCACGAAGGTCAGTCTGGTCGCACGCCGTGGCGAGGGAGTGGGCGGAATGGCCTACTTCGCGCACAACGATGTCGTCCCAGTCGACGACTGGCAGGGCCCCGGCAGCAACGATCCCTTTGATCCGATCATCGAGGGCGAGCGGCTGTACGGCCGCGGCAGTTGCGACATGAAAGGCTCGCTGGCCGCGATGTTGATCGCCGCCGAAAGCGTCACAACAACACAACAGCAAGCGCCGCTGTGGATCGTCGTCACCGCCGACGAGGAGACGGGGTTTGGCGGCGCGCGGAACGTCGTTGACCAGTCGCAGCTGTATCGCCAGATGGTCGAACAACAACCGGTCGCCGTGATCGGCGAACCGACTTCGCTGGACATCGTCCACGCCCACAAAGGGATCGACGGCTTCCGACTGACCAGCCGCGGCAAAGCGGGGCACAGCAGCACGCGCGACGGCGTTAACGCCACGCTGCCGATGATCTCGATGCTGCAGCTGCTGAAGTCGATCTACGAACAAACGCAAAGCGATCCCACTCTGCAAGACAGCCGCTTCGATCCGCCCGACCTCTCCTGGAACATCGGCATCACCGGCGGCGGAACCGCGATCAACGTGACCCCTGCGAAGTGCCAGGCTTGGGGCAGTCTGCGAACGATGCCCGGCATCGACGGCAGCGAATTGGTCGCTCAAGTGCAAGCCAAAGCCGCGGAGCTGGGGATCACATTCCAACGGATCAACGGTTGCGGCCCGATGTGGATCGACTCCGATGCCCCTTTCGTTCGCGAGATGGTTGAATTAACCGGGGCGGAAAAACCGAAAACCGTATGTTACGGAACCGATGCGGGGATCTTCAGCGAGTTCGAACAGATGGTCGTCTGCGGGCCTGGCGATATTGCTCAAGCCCATACCGTGGACGAATGGATCGATCTGCAGCAGCTTGATCGTGGCGTGGAAGTCTATCAACAAGTGATTCAGCGTTGGTGTTGCGAACCGCACCCACGTCGAGCGTAA
- a CDS encoding GNAT family N-acetyltransferase has protein sequence MSVTIREAAVDDAAVIWEFLEPFFADRLLLRRSEEEVQVLSKHGFVAFEADVCIGFAAVEIYSRKLAEIQCLAVSERFRNQGIGHELVRRCAMRARELGVMEVMAISSSERFLQSCGFDYALPDQKKALFYQLRPRE, from the coding sequence ATGAGTGTAACCATTCGTGAAGCGGCAGTAGACGACGCTGCGGTGATCTGGGAATTCCTGGAACCCTTCTTCGCCGATCGGCTGTTGTTGCGCCGCAGCGAGGAAGAGGTCCAAGTGCTCAGCAAACACGGCTTCGTCGCCTTCGAAGCCGATGTCTGCATCGGATTTGCCGCCGTCGAGATCTACAGCCGCAAGCTGGCCGAAATTCAGTGCCTGGCCGTTTCCGAAAGGTTCCGCAACCAAGGGATCGGCCACGAATTGGTCCGCCGCTGTGCGATGCGAGCTCGGGAATTGGGAGTGATGGAGGTGATGGCGATCAGTTCGTCGGAACGGTTCCTGCAATCGTGCGGCTTCGATTACGCGCTGCCCGATCAAAAGAAGGCGCTGTTTTATCAGTTGCGTCCGCGCGAGTAG